Proteins encoded within one genomic window of Candidatus Neomarinimicrobiota bacterium:
- a CDS encoding tyrosine--tRNA ligase, translating into MMTFLSIDKQWELISRGAEEIIPKEELKKKLEKSKVSGTPLNIKLGCDPSRPDLHVGHGVVLRKLRHFQDLGHQAILVIGDFTAMIGDPSGRNKTRPQLTLEEAKANAESYIEQAGHILDSESIKIVYNSTWLNKMLFSDVIRLSSHYTVARMLERDDFTKRYQSEIPISIHEFMYPLAQGMDSVELKADVELGGTDQKFNLLVGRDLQREYNQAPQAIITLPLLEGTDGVEKMSKSYGNDIGLTDSPEDMYGKSMSISDEMIEKYFILAADADTETVLKVHQQLEDPSINPRDIKRELARAIVALYHGNDAALSAEQYFDRVVVNKDIPDEMDEVVLKEDELLIEIITAEGLTKSKGDARRMLKQGAVRVEGEKISDMNHMLFKRKEVVIKVGKRRFLRV; encoded by the coding sequence ATAATGACATTTTTAAGTATAGATAAACAATGGGAACTCATCAGCCGAGGTGCTGAAGAAATTATTCCCAAAGAAGAACTCAAGAAAAAATTAGAAAAATCGAAGGTTTCCGGTACGCCCTTAAACATAAAGTTGGGCTGTGACCCCAGTCGTCCAGATCTTCATGTTGGTCATGGCGTTGTTCTTCGGAAATTGCGACATTTCCAGGATTTGGGTCATCAAGCGATTTTAGTCATTGGTGACTTTACGGCTATGATAGGCGATCCTTCCGGGCGAAATAAAACACGGCCACAACTCACTTTAGAAGAAGCAAAAGCAAACGCTGAATCCTATATCGAACAAGCTGGTCATATCCTTGATAGTGAATCAATAAAAATCGTTTATAATTCTACTTGGCTGAATAAAATGCTTTTTAGTGATGTGATTAGACTCTCCAGCCATTATACAGTAGCGCGAATGTTAGAACGGGATGATTTTACTAAGCGTTACCAATCTGAAATTCCAATTTCCATCCATGAATTTATGTATCCGTTGGCGCAAGGGATGGATTCGGTTGAATTAAAAGCGGATGTTGAATTGGGTGGGACTGATCAGAAATTCAATTTATTGGTGGGACGTGACCTCCAGCGCGAATACAATCAAGCACCTCAAGCAATTATTACATTGCCATTATTAGAGGGGACTGACGGCGTGGAAAAAATGTCGAAATCTTATGGGAATGATATTGGCCTCACAGATTCTCCCGAAGATATGTATGGAAAATCCATGTCTATTTCTGATGAAATGATTGAAAAATATTTTATATTGGCAGCCGATGCAGATACTGAGACAGTATTAAAAGTGCATCAACAATTGGAGGACCCATCCATAAATCCTCGTGATATAAAGAGGGAATTGGCTAGAGCCATCGTTGCATTATATCATGGAAACGACGCTGCTCTATCGGCAGAACAATATTTTGACCGCGTGGTTGTAAATAAAGACATCCCGGATGAAATGGATGAGGTGGTATTAAAAGAAGACGAACTTTTAATCGAGATTATTACGGCAGAAGGATTAACGAAAAGTAAAGGTGATGCACGGCGAATGCTTAAGCAAGGTGCAGTTCGAGTCGAAGGCGAAAAAATATCTGACATGAATCACATGTTATTTAAAAGAAAAGAAGTTGTTATTAAAGTTGGTAAAAGAAGATTTTTGAGGGT